One window of the Diospyros lotus cultivar Yz01 chromosome 12, ASM1463336v1, whole genome shotgun sequence genome contains the following:
- the LOC127787517 gene encoding cucumisin-like, with product MGPYDIMERIGPVAYRLTLPLTLSNLHDVFHVSQLRKHEPDPSQVMPTEAVEVQENLSYVEKPIKILDRRDQVLRNKSIPLVKVLWRNPVEWTVQVAADKDESTGQVVVTPSFVYSSALVMPSFVVATNVVAHSHFASLSPGSEQNAASRPSESEWNVHVVYMGERPKGDAPLASTHHSMLKNVLGSGSSTKDSLVYSYGRSFNGFAARLTDEEVVKLSEMNGVVSVMPNHILKLHTTRSWDFMGFKGKLGSSKEGDVIVALLDTGVWPESDSFSDEGMSPPPAKWKGTCKATNFTCNNKIIGARYYNSDNFYDITDFRSPRDSIGHGTHTASTAAGREVADASYLGLAKGVAKGGVPGARIAVYKVCWSFGCGLADILAAFDDAIADGVDIISVSLGSDWPVDYLEDPIAIGAFHAMKNGILTSNSAGNSGPFPVSVSNFAPWTLTVAASTIDRKFIAQVVLGNGQTFTGLSINSFDLNATTYPLIWGGDAANYTIGADYTASGPCLPEAMNSYQVKGKIVLCDAYPQGFFSDGAAILLANGVGTIMTVSDPIYTDFAFSYPLPATLISVDDWAKILEYIRATDNPFATILLGETPKDVVAPVVVSFSSRGPSPITPDILKPDITAPGVDILAAWSPVAPPSIYYDDKRSVNYNIISGTSMSCPHASGAAAYVKAVRPNWSPAAIKSALMTTAYVMDPRKHKDLEFSYGSGHINPEAAVNPGLVFDASVEDYINFLCKQGYNTTTLRQITGDNSTCSSAIIGRAWDLNYPSFSLYVLDGQEINGVFPRTVTNVGSANSTYTATMYMPADITVTIEPSVLSFSAVGEQKKFTVTVKGPEIAQQPIVSGAIVWSDGVRAVRTPLVVYNYLPGAPYNLESDSTTNKKATFRGSSIFHKKLITGDN from the exons ATGGGTCCGTATGATATAATGGAAAGAATTGGACCAGTCGCTTATCGACTTACTCTACCCTTGACTCTATCGAACCTCCACGATGTATTTCATGTATCGCAACTCCGTAAGCATGAGCCAGATCCCTCTCAGGTAATGCCAACCGAAGCTGTCGAGgttcaagaaaatctttcgtACGTTGAGAAACCGATCAAAATTTTGGATCGTAGGGATCAAGTCCTGAGAAACAAGTCAATTCCCCTTGTGAAAGTTCTATGGAGAAACCCG GTTGAGTGGACAGTCCAGGTTGCTGCTGATAAGGATGAGTCGACGGGCCAAGTTGTTGTAACGCCATCATTTGTCTATTCATCTGCTCTTGTCATGCCATCATTTGTTGTTGCCACTAACGTAGTTGCACATTCTCATTTTGCATCTTTGTCACCTGGGTCCGAACAAAATGCAGCTTCTCGTCCATCCGAGTCTGAGTGGAAT GTTCATGTGGTGTACATGGGAGAGCGGCCTAAAGGAGATGCGCCTCTTGCATCTACGCACCATTCCATGCTGAAAAACGTACTTGGAAG TGGTTCATCCACCAAAGACTCGCTAGTTTACAGCTACGGAAGAAGTTTCAATGGATTCGCAGCTAGGCTAACCGATGAAGAAGTTGTCAAGCTTTCag AAATGAATGGGGTGGTATCAGTGATGCCGAATCACATACTAAAGTTGCACACAACAAGATCTTGGGACTTTATGGGTTTTAAAGGCAAGCTTGGAAGCTCTAAAGAAGGAGATGTCATCGTTGCACTTTTGGACACTg GAGTCTGGCCCGAATCAGATAGCTTCAGTGACGAAGGCATGAGCCCGCCACCAGCTAAATGGAAGGGGACTTGCAAAGCCACTAATTTCACCTGCAACAA CAAGATCATTGGAGCCCGGTACTACAACAGCGACAACTTCTACGACATCACTGACTTCAGATCGCCAAGAGACTCCATCGGGCATGGAACTCACACTGCATCCACCGCAGCTGGCAGGGAGGTGGCTGATGCCAGCTACCTCGGCCTAGCCAAAGGAGTTGCGAAAGGTGGTGTCCCCGGCGCCAGGATCGCAGTGTACAAAGTTTGTTGGTCTTTCGGGTGTGGCCTTGCAGATATACTTGCAGCATTTGATGATGCAATCGCGGATGGAGTCGACATTATCTCTGTTTCCCTCGGATCAGACTGGCCAGTCGACTACCTAGAAGACCCTATTGCCATTGGAGCTTTCCATGCCATGAAGAACGGAATTCTGACATCCAATTCTGCAGGAAATTCAGGACCCTTTCCGGTATCAGTATCCAACTTCGCGCCATGGACGTTAACAGTTGCCGCCAGCACCATTGACAGGAAGTTTATTGCCCAAGTTGTTCTAGGCAATGGACAAACTTTCACT GGGCTCTCCATTAACAGCTTTGACCTCAATGCAACCACATATCCTTTGATTTGGGGAGGAGATGCTGCAAACTATACCATTGGAGCTGATTACACAGCTTCAGGACCATGTCTTCCCGAGGCGATGAATTCGTACCAAGTGAAAGGGAAGATCGTTCTTTGTGACGCGTACCCTCAAGGTTTTTTCTCTGATGGAGCCGCCATCCTGCTAGCTAATGGTGTCGGTACCATAATGACAGTGTCCGATCCCATTTACACCGATTTTGCCTTCAGTTACCCGCTGCCCGCAACACTAATCAGCGTGGACGACTGGGCGAAAATTTTGGAATACATTAGAGCAACAGA CAACCCCTTCGCAACCATTCTACTGGGTGAGACTCCTAAGGATGTTGTAGCACCTGTTGTCGTCTCATTTTCTTCAAGAGGACCTAGTCCTATCACTCCAGACATTCTCAAG CCTGATATCACTGCCCCTGGAGTCGACATCCTTGCAGCTTGGTCTCCGGTGGCTCCACCTTCCATCTACTATGATGACAAAAGGAGCGTAAACTACAATATAATCTCTGGCACTTCGATGTCTTGCCCCCATGCCAGTGGCGCTGCTGCCTATGTTAAAGCTGTCCGCCCGAACTGGTCTCCAGCCGCCATTAAATCTGCGCTCATGACCACAG CTTATGTCATGGATCCAAGGAAGCACAAAGATCTTGAATTCTCATATGGGTCCGGTCACATTAACCCGGAGGCTGCAGTGAATCCCGGACTAGTCTTTGACGCATCAGTGGAAGATTACATTAACTTCCTCTGCAAACAGGGTTACAACACAACAACTCTAAGACAAATCACCGGGGACAATAGCACTTGCAGCAGCGCAATTATTGGCAGAGCTTGGGACCTCAACTATCCTTCATTCTCTCTATATGTGTTGGATGGCCAGGAGATCAATGGCGTTTTCCCCAGGACGGTAACCAATGTGGGTTCGGCAAACTCGACTTACACAGCTACTATGTACATGCCGGCAGATATCACTGTCACGATTGAACCTTcggttctctctttctctgctgTCGGAGAGCAAAAGAAATTCACAGTGACAGTAAAGGGACCAGAAATTGCCCAACAGCCTATCGTGTCAGGCGCGATCGTCTGGAGCGATGGAGTCCGTGCTGTGAGAACCCCACTAGTGGTTTATAACTATCTCCCGGGTGCTCCTTATAACCTTGAGAGCGACTCCACAACTAATAAGAAGGCAACCTTTAGAGGTTCTTCTA
- the LOC127787518 gene encoding uncharacterized protein LOC127787518, with translation MGHFAKDCPKPWQMSQPQGSSENARVQQGKVFHLTRQDAVEDPAVIEGIMSTSGILMHVLIDSGVSHSFISYACVEVLGEKSKNLNCRMIVATPMGKSLETTSGYKNRKIQIGEVEFLVDLILLEFQDFDVIIGMNFLTKYNATLDCKSKTICLKSGDSNVKFQGKKRANEWKWISALKAEKLLRQGA, from the coding sequence ATGGGACATTTTGCAAAGGATTGCCCCAAGCCATGGCAGATGAGTCAACCTCAGGGATCGTCCGAAAATGCCAGGGTGCAGCAGGGAAAAGTGTTTCACCTAACTCGGCAAGATGCGGTAGAAGATCCAGCAGTAATCGAAGGTATCATGTCTACATCTGGTATTCTTATGCATGTTTTGATAGATTCAGGAGTaagtcattcattcatttcataTGCATGTGTTGAAGTACTAGGGGAAAAATCGAAAAACTTGAACTGTCGTATGATTGTGGCAACCccaatggggaagtctctagaaaccaCTTCAGgatacaaaaataggaagattCAGATAGGAGAAGTTGAGTTCTTGGTGGATCTAATCCTtttggaatttcaagattttgacgtGATTATAGGAATGAACTTCCTGACCAAATATAATGCTACATTGGACTGTAAATCTAAGACAATTTGTCTCAAGAGCGGAGACTCGAACGTCAAGTTTCAAGGGAAAAAGAGGGCAAATGAATGGAAGTGGATCTCTGCTCTAAAGGCTGAGAAACTATTACGTCAAGGGGCATAG